Proteins encoded in a region of the Solidesulfovibrio carbinolicus genome:
- a CDS encoding helix-turn-helix domain-containing protein: MSSQTPPECQGNSSDAQRARLLHRLRQGPITTTDARHDLDILHPPGRVKELRKAGFVIEMWRVPGYNSNGKLHNVGLYTLTQEPPSATVDGSL, encoded by the coding sequence ATGTCTAGCCAGACTCCGCCGGAGTGTCAGGGCAACTCCAGTGATGCCCAGCGGGCTCGACTCCTGCACCGCTTACGCCAAGGCCCCATAACTACCACCGACGCCCGTCACGACCTGGACATCTTACATCCGCCTGGCCGGGTAAAAGAGCTTCGTAAGGCAGGGTTCGTGATAGAGATGTGGCGCGTCCCCGGCTATAACAGCAACGGGAAGCTCCACAACGTCGGGCTTTACACCCTGACGCAAGAGCCTCCGTCCGCTACGGTAGACGGGAGCCTCTAG
- a CDS encoding type II toxin-antitoxin system HicB family antitoxin: protein MYDYPVALTRMNNGDVMVKFHDVPEALTYGENEAFALEWAQDALHVALADYMDGHRDIPVPSAPAPGQPTVSPSPMVALKLALYQAMRDQGVSQLRLAGLLHCDARQVRRLLDLDHQSTVNQLMDAAEVLGFRLGFELRKKPGGNLAGGRVTQQPACAC from the coding sequence ATGTACGATTATCCTGTCGCCTTAACTCGCATGAATAACGGCGATGTGATGGTCAAGTTCCACGATGTCCCCGAGGCGCTGACTTACGGCGAAAATGAGGCTTTTGCCCTGGAATGGGCGCAAGATGCACTTCATGTCGCCCTGGCCGACTATATGGACGGGCACCGGGATATCCCGGTGCCGTCCGCGCCGGCACCGGGCCAGCCGACTGTCAGCCCGTCGCCCATGGTAGCGCTCAAGCTCGCCCTCTATCAGGCCATGCGGGACCAGGGGGTTTCCCAGCTCCGCCTCGCCGGCCTGCTCCATTGCGATGCCCGGCAGGTGCGCCGGCTCCTGGACCTTGACCACCAATCCACCGTCAACCAGCTCATGGACGCGGCCGAAGTCCTGGGGTTCCGCCTCGGGTTCGAGCTGCGAAAAAAGCCTGGTGGCAACCTGGCCGGTGGCCGTGTTACCCAGCAACCCGCTTGCGCCTGCTAA
- a CDS encoding type II toxin-antitoxin system HicA family toxin → MKGKEFIRRLKRNGVEIVEGRGKGGHVWASYNGKGTTVPFHGSTDVDPDFLKEICKQLGMNPQRRALEKADIS, encoded by the coding sequence GTGAAAGGCAAGGAATTTATCCGGCGCTTAAAGCGAAATGGCGTCGAAATCGTCGAGGGTCGCGGAAAAGGTGGCCATGTGTGGGCCAGTTATAATGGGAAGGGGACGACGGTTCCTTTCCACGGCAGTACGGATGTTGATCCGGACTTCTTGAAGGAGATTTGCAAGCAACTCGGGATGAACCCCCAAAGACGTGCTCTAGAAAAAGCTGACATTAGCTAG
- a CDS encoding recombinase family protein yields MKVIGYARVSTDEQGASGLGLEAQAAKVRAYCELYGHELVEVVTEAASGKNLRRLGLQGALANIRAGKGDGLLVAKLDRLTRSVRDMGELLEQHFQAAHLLVVAEQVDTSSAGGRLVLNVLMSVAQWEREAIAERTKDALKAKRSRGEKTGGGVPFGYDVAAGKLVENQAEQRALRLIESLRAKGYGYHRIAGQLNADGILTKTGRAWTPPMVRQVYLRVTGEAA; encoded by the coding sequence ATGAAGGTCATCGGCTACGCCCGGGTCAGCACGGACGAGCAAGGCGCAAGCGGGCTTGGGCTGGAAGCACAGGCCGCGAAGGTGCGGGCTTATTGCGAGCTGTACGGCCACGAGCTGGTGGAGGTCGTCACGGAAGCGGCCAGCGGAAAGAACCTTCGCCGCCTTGGCCTGCAAGGTGCGCTTGCCAACATCCGCGCCGGCAAGGGCGACGGACTCCTGGTCGCCAAGTTGGACCGCCTGACCCGTTCCGTCCGCGACATGGGCGAACTGCTGGAGCAGCACTTTCAGGCCGCCCACCTTCTGGTGGTTGCCGAACAGGTGGACACGTCCAGCGCCGGCGGCCGGCTGGTGCTCAACGTGCTTATGAGCGTGGCGCAATGGGAGCGGGAAGCCATCGCGGAGCGCACCAAGGACGCTTTGAAGGCCAAGCGGTCCCGAGGTGAGAAGACCGGCGGAGGCGTTCCTTTCGGCTACGACGTGGCGGCCGGCAAGCTGGTGGAGAATCAGGCGGAGCAAAGGGCTTTGCGCCTCATCGAAAGCTTGAGGGCCAAGGGCTACGGCTACCACCGCATCGCCGGCCAGCTCAATGCCGACGGCATTCTGACCAAGACGGGCCGCGCCTGGACCCCGCCCATGGTGCGCCAAGTCTATCTGAGGGTAACTGGTGAAGCAGCTTAA
- a CDS encoding helix-turn-helix domain-containing protein has product MKQLKDEFEYRRLVELLREIDQDRLDALAVHLDGNDMDETKLYSVTQLAELSGIPASTIRRWCAKGTIKAKRIGERKWYIGGKEGRPHYGAAHRPGRAGGVAIKRPRSVLVTPGQGLHHNRIGGATMVENSVPIDLLAGKDELGLFGEGWAAKTKWWMNTAITPPRRGKAPSRTRSDGGGRASFTRHQLRVTI; this is encoded by the coding sequence GTGAAGCAGCTTAAGGACGAGTTCGAATATCGACGCCTTGTCGAACTGCTACGAGAAATTGACCAGGACCGGCTTGATGCTTTGGCTGTTCACCTGGACGGGAACGATATGGACGAAACGAAATTATATTCAGTGACGCAGCTTGCCGAACTATCAGGCATTCCGGCATCTACAATCAGGAGATGGTGCGCCAAAGGAACAATTAAGGCCAAGCGCATCGGGGAAAGAAAGTGGTATATCGGCGGCAAAGAGGGTCGCCCGCATTATGGAGCAGCCCACCGCCCCGGACGTGCCGGAGGCGTAGCAATAAAGCGGCCCCGGTCGGTGCTGGTAACACCAGGCCAGGGCCTTCACCACAACCGCATCGGAGGTGCGACCATGGTTGAAAATTCCGTACCCATAGACCTGTTGGCCGGCAAGGACGAGCTGGGGCTGTTCGGTGAGGGGTGGGCCGCCAAAACGAAGTGGTGGATGAACACCGCCATCACTCCACCACGCAGGGGCAAGGCACCAAGCAGAACGCGGAGCGACGGTGGCGGACGAGCGTCATTTACACGCCACCAATTGCGGGTAACCATTTGA